From a region of the Chitinophaga caseinilytica genome:
- the map gene encoding type I methionyl aminopeptidase — protein sequence MSITNEAELQGMQAAGEAVALTLKAMREHARPGMSTGELDEFGNAVLAAFGAKSAPKLTYGFPGWTCISVNNEIAHGIPSLKRILQEGDLVNVDVSAELNGFWADNGGSFVLGEDIYGHQKLVDASRDILRKAIANIRDGVKIAEIGGLIEAEAKKRGYRVIENLTGHGIGRSLHEEPHSIANYYDKYNRARFRKNGVVAIETFISTRATWAYENGDGWTLQTKDGSFVAQHEHTIMVTDGAPVLLTEGNEIWS from the coding sequence ATGTCTATCACGAACGAAGCGGAATTACAGGGCATGCAGGCGGCCGGAGAAGCGGTAGCCCTCACCCTGAAAGCTATGCGGGAACACGCCCGCCCGGGAATGTCGACCGGTGAACTGGACGAATTCGGCAATGCCGTGCTGGCGGCCTTCGGGGCCAAAAGCGCGCCTAAACTGACGTATGGTTTCCCTGGCTGGACCTGCATCTCGGTCAACAACGAGATCGCGCACGGCATCCCCTCGCTGAAGCGCATCCTGCAGGAGGGCGACCTCGTAAACGTGGACGTATCCGCCGAACTGAACGGGTTCTGGGCGGATAACGGTGGTTCTTTCGTGCTCGGGGAGGATATCTACGGTCATCAGAAACTCGTGGATGCCTCGCGTGACATTCTCCGCAAAGCGATCGCCAATATCCGCGACGGTGTGAAAATTGCCGAAATCGGCGGTTTGATCGAAGCGGAAGCGAAGAAAAGAGGCTACCGGGTGATAGAAAACCTCACCGGCCACGGCATCGGCCGCAGCCTCCACGAAGAGCCCCATTCCATCGCCAACTACTACGACAAATACAACCGTGCCCGTTTCCGCAAGAACGGCGTGGTGGCCATCGAAACCTTCATTTCCACCCGGGCTACCTGGGCCTATGAAAACGGCGATGGCTGGACGCTCCAGACCAAAGACGGCAGCTTCGTGGCCCAGCATGAGCACACCATCATGGTAACCGACGGCGCCCCCGTTCTCCTCACCGAAGGCAACGAAATCTGGAGTTAA
- the pepE gene encoding dipeptidase PepE, with product MRKIVLASTSTLFGQDYLTYLEPAIRELFAGIPEIVFIPYARPGGISHDDYTARAAAAFAAWGIQVRGLHTFPDPEVAIRHAAGYFTGGGNTFLLVKQLHENKLMDLLAAEVEGGKPYLGTSAGSNIGGVNMQTTNDMPIVYPPSFQTMDLVPFNLNPHYLDPQPDSGHMGETRETRIREFHTQQNIPVVGLREGSWIEVKGTEITLRGNGSARIFKAGHEPYEMPSGGNLSLI from the coding sequence ATGCGAAAGATTGTTTTAGCCAGTACATCGACTTTATTCGGTCAGGATTACCTCACTTACCTGGAACCCGCTATCCGCGAACTGTTCGCCGGCATTCCGGAGATCGTTTTCATCCCATATGCGCGCCCCGGCGGCATTTCCCACGACGATTACACCGCCCGTGCCGCAGCGGCCTTCGCTGCCTGGGGCATCCAGGTGCGGGGCCTGCATACTTTCCCCGATCCGGAAGTGGCCATCCGGCATGCCGCGGGTTACTTCACCGGGGGCGGCAATACCTTCCTCCTCGTCAAACAACTGCACGAAAATAAACTCATGGATTTGCTGGCCGCCGAAGTGGAAGGAGGGAAGCCTTACCTGGGCACGAGCGCCGGCAGCAACATCGGCGGGGTGAACATGCAAACCACCAACGACATGCCCATCGTGTACCCGCCCAGTTTCCAGACCATGGACCTCGTTCCCTTCAACCTCAACCCCCATTACCTCGATCCGCAACCCGATTCCGGGCATATGGGCGAAACCCGCGAAACCCGCATCCGCGAGTTCCACACCCAGCAAAACATTCCGGTTGTAGGCCTGCGCGAAGGCAGCTGGATCGAAGTAAAAGGAACGGAGATCACACTGCGGGGCAATGGCAGCGCCAGGATCTTCAAAGCCGGTCATGAACCTTATGAAATGCCGTCCGGCGGTAACCTGTCCCTCATCTGA
- a CDS encoding heparan-alpha-glucosaminide N-acetyltransferase domain-containing protein: MTLSQRIASIDITRALTMTLMIFVNDLWTLHDIPLWLEHTKPREDGMGLADTVFPAFLFIVGMSIPYAVANRIKKGDGTWALVRHALERGIGLLVMGLVLVNGEYLNEGATGLSRGVWNAIACTSFILIWNQYPAGWPNVRKYVLKAIGIAGLLLLVSVCRGGEQAQGFSTYWWGILGLIGWAYLVGALTFILGKGKIGVVLGVWLVCMAFNMAAHGGLIAEDHPLRRFLAPVGDGGLAALVLGGTVASILFRDFVEKGRRIPVIGWLTGIAAGLLAVGIATRPVWGISKVMVTPSWVYICSAITLFVFTLVYWIADLKGKGDAFRIIKPAGTDTLLCYLMPYYAYALMGALSIPMMFPWGGVPGLLKSLAFALIIVQLTGWISKRGIRLKL; this comes from the coding sequence ATGACCCTTTCCCAAAGAATCGCGTCGATAGACATTACCCGTGCCCTGACGATGACGCTCATGATCTTCGTCAACGACCTCTGGACCCTGCACGACATTCCCCTGTGGCTCGAGCACACCAAGCCCCGGGAAGACGGTATGGGCCTGGCGGATACCGTGTTTCCGGCATTCCTGTTCATTGTAGGTATGAGCATTCCTTACGCGGTGGCCAACCGTATCAAAAAGGGCGACGGTACCTGGGCGCTCGTCCGCCATGCGCTGGAGCGCGGGATCGGTTTGCTGGTGATGGGGCTGGTATTGGTAAACGGGGAATACCTGAACGAGGGGGCAACCGGCCTGTCGCGCGGGGTGTGGAACGCGATCGCCTGTACATCGTTCATACTCATCTGGAACCAATATCCGGCCGGCTGGCCGAACGTCCGCAAATACGTGCTCAAAGCGATCGGCATCGCCGGGTTGCTGTTGTTGGTCAGCGTTTGCCGCGGCGGCGAGCAGGCGCAGGGCTTTTCGACGTACTGGTGGGGGATTTTGGGATTGATTGGCTGGGCTTACCTCGTGGGGGCGCTCACTTTCATCCTTGGCAAAGGCAAAATCGGCGTCGTACTGGGCGTTTGGCTCGTGTGCATGGCTTTCAACATGGCGGCGCATGGCGGTCTCATCGCGGAAGATCATCCGCTACGGCGGTTCCTGGCCCCGGTGGGCGACGGCGGACTGGCGGCCCTCGTGCTCGGGGGAACGGTGGCATCCATTCTTTTCCGGGATTTCGTGGAGAAAGGGCGCCGTATTCCCGTTATCGGATGGTTAACCGGCATAGCTGCGGGGCTCCTGGCGGTAGGGATCGCCACACGGCCGGTCTGGGGCATTTCGAAAGTGATGGTGACGCCCAGTTGGGTGTATATCTGCAGTGCGATCACGTTGTTCGTTTTCACGCTGGTGTACTGGATCGCGGACCTGAAAGGGAAAGGCGATGCTTTCAGGATCATTAAACCTGCGGGGACGGACACGTTGCTGTGTTACCTGATGCCTTATTACGCTTATGCTTTGATGGGCGCACTGTCCATCCCGATGATGTTCCCCTGGGGCGGGGTTCCCGGGCTGTTGAAATCGCTCGCCTTCGCGCTGATCATCGTTCAACTGACGGGATGGATCAGCAAACGGGGAATCCGGCTGAAACTGTAA
- a CDS encoding aldose 1-epimerase family protein — protein MTTIENEILRVQISPKGAELQAIQRKDNHLEYLWSGDAAFWGKKSPVLFPIVGGLKNNQYRFNGKTYELGRHGFARDKTFELTEQTPHSATFVLTDDADSLARYPFPFTLSIRYAVNDATLTVRYTVQNTGDQPMYFSIGAHPAFRVPLAEGTHYDDYALHFNAPENAALWPLSPEGQILDEPVAYFDNAQELPLTKSLFLKDALVFKHLASNAISLRSDTTPHGLELRFPGFPYMGIWAAPNADFVCIEPWCGIADHVSANGDITRKEGIIELAPEAIFQREWSAVFF, from the coding sequence ATGACTACTATCGAGAATGAGATCCTGCGCGTGCAGATCAGCCCGAAAGGCGCGGAACTGCAGGCTATCCAACGGAAAGACAATCATCTGGAATACCTCTGGAGCGGCGATGCCGCTTTCTGGGGAAAGAAAAGCCCGGTACTGTTCCCCATCGTGGGCGGACTGAAAAACAACCAGTACCGTTTCAACGGGAAAACCTACGAACTGGGGCGTCATGGCTTCGCGCGGGATAAAACCTTTGAACTGACGGAGCAGACGCCGCATTCGGCGACGTTCGTGTTGACAGACGATGCAGACTCCCTGGCCCGATACCCCTTCCCTTTCACACTGAGCATCCGGTATGCGGTGAACGACGCCACGCTGACCGTCCGCTACACGGTGCAAAATACCGGCGACCAGCCTATGTATTTTTCGATCGGGGCGCATCCTGCTTTCAGGGTCCCGCTGGCGGAGGGGACGCATTACGACGACTACGCGCTCCACTTCAATGCCCCTGAGAACGCAGCCCTGTGGCCGCTTTCGCCCGAAGGGCAAATCCTCGACGAACCGGTTGCGTACTTCGACAACGCGCAGGAACTGCCGCTTACCAAATCACTGTTTTTGAAAGATGCGCTCGTCTTCAAACACCTCGCGTCCAACGCCATTTCCCTCCGCAGCGATACAACGCCGCATGGGCTCGAGCTGCGTTTTCCGGGATTCCCGTACATGGGGATCTGGGCCGCTCCCAACGCCGATTTCGTGTGCATCGAGCCGTGGTGCGGGATCGCAGACCATGTAAGCGCCAACGGAGACATCACCCGGAAGGAAGGTATCATCGAACTGGCACCCGAAGCCATCTTCCAGCGGGAATGGTCGGCCGTATTTTTCTAG
- a CDS encoding chondroitinase-B domain-containing protein, with product MRKRYHWLVCLLLCCTGASAIDRNVSDMTALNAAISAAQPGDRIILQNGTWNNAAITFSSSGTSTAAIEMRAQTPGGVTFTGNSTLNVTGTYLVVRGFKWTNGTVTGNVVTIRGSYNRITQCAIINFNSGSKWMVLDGLRARLDHCHFEGKNTVDPTLQIEVRDKTADFHVVEYNHFSRRPPLGVNGGETVRVGYSGQMDNISRTLFQYNLFRECDGENEIISNKSAENLYRYNTFRRSEGQFCFRHGDRNVLYANWFLGEGKAKTGGVRVIGSQNYIINNFFYGLDAANSTGDAVIILQKGQDYPAGEVRFNPQINGCVIAYNTIGEFTSGRAIDLNNGSRPLSPTGVKVANNVVVDANQPLVANTLTGSETWQGNIFSGTLGITNPGGITIANPQLESAGSWRIGASSPAIDAGVGGWGGVLDISGLPVDINVSFDIDGQARTSSKDAGADERVSGTVTNRPLDSMDVGPAWMGGPPDPDAPPALANLALNKSVTASSQPQPENPATSAVDGDVNTRWSASVYPQWLEVDLGAVYDISKTEVVCFSDRAYQFTIQAKTTAGGSFTQIVNRSANTTPGTVASPITDNFSPVAARYVRINVTGAADYTGTWASISELRVFGESGGGGALMQAKLDGGTGELSKEVKLEVYPNPVSGGASTIKYSLPKAGNVQISVYNMNGQTQTLFNARQEAGEHTLRWPQSPQPSGVYILRLQSGRMDRQVRLVVAR from the coding sequence ATGCGAAAACGTTACCACTGGCTAGTTTGCCTGCTATTATGCTGTACCGGCGCTTCGGCCATCGATCGCAACGTGTCTGACATGACCGCGCTCAACGCCGCCATTTCGGCCGCGCAGCCCGGCGATCGCATCATTCTGCAAAACGGCACCTGGAACAATGCCGCCATCACTTTCAGTTCCTCCGGCACCTCAACCGCCGCTATAGAAATGCGCGCCCAAACGCCCGGCGGCGTCACGTTCACGGGCAATTCCACCCTCAACGTCACCGGCACTTACCTGGTAGTACGCGGGTTCAAATGGACCAACGGCACCGTCACCGGCAACGTGGTCACCATCCGCGGCAGCTACAACCGCATCACGCAGTGCGCCATCATCAACTTCAATTCCGGATCGAAATGGATGGTGCTCGACGGACTTCGCGCCCGCCTCGACCATTGCCATTTCGAAGGTAAAAACACCGTAGACCCCACCCTCCAGATCGAAGTGCGCGATAAAACCGCCGACTTCCATGTGGTGGAATACAACCACTTTTCCCGCCGCCCGCCGCTCGGCGTAAATGGCGGAGAAACCGTACGGGTAGGCTATTCCGGGCAAATGGACAATATCTCGCGGACGCTCTTCCAATACAACCTCTTCCGCGAATGCGACGGCGAAAACGAGATCATATCCAACAAAAGCGCGGAAAACCTCTACCGCTACAATACCTTCCGCCGCTCCGAAGGGCAGTTCTGCTTCCGCCACGGCGACCGTAACGTGCTCTACGCCAACTGGTTCCTCGGCGAAGGAAAAGCCAAAACCGGCGGCGTGCGCGTCATCGGCTCGCAGAACTACATCATCAATAACTTCTTCTATGGCCTGGATGCGGCCAATTCTACCGGCGATGCAGTGATCATCCTCCAGAAAGGACAGGATTACCCGGCCGGGGAAGTCCGCTTCAACCCGCAGATCAACGGCTGCGTGATCGCCTACAACACCATCGGCGAATTCACCAGCGGCCGCGCCATCGATCTGAACAACGGTTCCCGGCCACTGTCCCCCACCGGCGTGAAAGTCGCCAATAACGTGGTCGTAGACGCCAACCAACCGCTCGTAGCCAATACCCTCACCGGTTCCGAAACCTGGCAGGGAAACATTTTCTCCGGCACCCTCGGCATCACGAACCCCGGCGGCATCACCATCGCCAACCCGCAACTGGAATCGGCGGGCAGCTGGCGCATCGGCGCGTCAAGCCCCGCCATAGACGCCGGCGTTGGCGGATGGGGCGGCGTGCTCGATATTTCCGGACTGCCGGTAGATATCAATGTATCGTTCGACATCGACGGACAGGCGCGCACTTCCTCCAAAGACGCAGGGGCCGACGAGCGCGTGTCCGGAACGGTCACCAATCGTCCGCTCGACTCGATGGACGTTGGGCCGGCCTGGATGGGCGGTCCTCCCGACCCGGACGCTCCTCCCGCGCTCGCCAATCTCGCCCTCAACAAATCCGTGACGGCCAGTAGTCAACCCCAACCCGAAAACCCTGCTACCTCGGCGGTAGACGGCGATGTGAACACCCGCTGGTCGGCCAGCGTGTACCCGCAGTGGCTCGAAGTGGACCTGGGCGCGGTGTACGATATTTCGAAAACGGAAGTGGTCTGTTTCAGCGACCGCGCCTATCAATTCACAATCCAGGCCAAAACCACGGCTGGCGGCAGTTTCACGCAAATCGTGAACCGTTCCGCCAACACCACGCCGGGAACGGTAGCTTCACCGATCACGGATAATTTCAGTCCGGTAGCGGCGCGGTACGTGCGCATCAACGTGACCGGCGCGGCGGATTATACCGGCACCTGGGCGAGCATTTCGGAGCTGCGCGTGTTCGGGGAAAGCGGTGGCGGCGGGGCTTTGATGCAGGCGAAACTGGACGGCGGAACGGGGGAACTGTCGAAGGAAGTGAAGCTGGAAGTATATCCCAACCCCGTATCCGGCGGGGCATCCACGATAAAATATTCCCTCCCGAAAGCGGGAAACGTGCAGATTTCCGTCTATAACATGAACGGACAAACGCAAACATTGTTCAATGCGCGCCAGGAAGCCGGCGAGCATACGCTGCGCTGGCCGCAATCACCACAGCCTTCGGGCGTGTACATCCTGCGGCTGCAATCCGGGCGCATGGACAGGCAGGTACGCCTGGTGGTGGCGCGATAA
- a CDS encoding Gfo/Idh/MocA family protein, with protein MSSNRRNFLRHLAIGSGALMTGIPSFASSVPSDEELKIALDQSKKSQRFNMSGYAAPKIDKVRIGFIGQGMRGPGAVQRMSYIDGVEIVAICDLLPERATKSNGIVTKMGRPAAKEYSGANGWKEMIDKEKLDLVYITTPWDLHTPMALYAMEHGCHAASEVPIALTLEDCWKLVETSERTKKHCMMLENCCYDFFELLTLNMARQGLFGEIVHAEGAYIHDLRDLNFSKKGYQNMWRLRENIAHNGSLYPTHGLGPIAQCMNINRGDKMDYLVSMSSNDFMMGEIAKAKAAEDPFFNEFVGKNYRGQMNTTTIKTAKGKTLMVQHDVTSPARIPASTS; from the coding sequence ATGAGTTCAAATCGGAGAAATTTCCTTCGCCACCTGGCGATCGGTTCCGGCGCACTGATGACCGGTATCCCGTCTTTCGCATCTTCCGTTCCCAGCGATGAGGAACTGAAAATCGCGTTGGATCAATCCAAGAAATCGCAACGCTTCAACATGAGCGGTTATGCCGCTCCCAAGATCGACAAGGTGCGGATCGGTTTCATCGGACAGGGTATGCGCGGGCCGGGTGCGGTTCAGCGTATGTCGTATATCGATGGTGTTGAGATCGTAGCCATCTGCGACCTGCTGCCCGAGCGCGCCACCAAATCGAACGGCATCGTTACGAAAATGGGCCGCCCTGCGGCCAAGGAATATTCCGGCGCCAATGGCTGGAAGGAAATGATCGATAAGGAGAAACTGGACCTGGTGTACATCACCACGCCCTGGGACCTCCACACCCCTATGGCCCTTTACGCCATGGAACACGGTTGCCACGCAGCGTCCGAAGTGCCCATCGCGCTTACGCTCGAAGATTGCTGGAAACTCGTGGAAACTTCCGAGCGCACCAAAAAGCATTGCATGATGCTGGAGAACTGCTGCTACGACTTCTTCGAGCTGCTGACGCTCAACATGGCGCGCCAGGGCCTCTTCGGCGAAATCGTACACGCAGAAGGCGCGTATATCCACGATCTGCGCGATCTCAACTTCTCGAAAAAAGGGTACCAGAACATGTGGCGCCTCCGCGAGAACATCGCCCACAACGGCAGCCTGTACCCGACCCACGGCCTCGGCCCCATCGCACAGTGCATGAACATCAACCGCGGCGATAAAATGGATTACCTCGTGTCTATGTCCAGCAACGATTTCATGATGGGCGAGATCGCGAAAGCCAAAGCGGCCGAAGATCCGTTCTTCAACGAATTCGTAGGCAAAAACTACCGCGGCCAGATGAACACCACCACCATCAAAACCGCTAAAGGCAAAACGTTGATGGTACAGCACGATGTAACTTCCCCCGCCCGTATTCCCGCATCCACCTCGTGA
- a CDS encoding NUDIX hydrolase — protein MRIAQYSSKNRMLVAVDCIIFGFDGTELKLLLIKRGFEPEKGRWSLAGGLMKRDENIDLAASRVLKELTGLENVYMEQLYIFGEVERDPVDRTLSVVYSSLIDINRYTQQINQDYHAEWFPLKKLPSLIFDHRDMVALAQQKLRYKAAFHPIVFEMLPEKFTLPQLQHLYEGIFDTLMDKRNFSRKVLSTGLLVKQKDKEKATSKRGAFYYKLDKRKYQTKFNAFLNFIPNPDSIR, from the coding sequence TTGAGAATCGCCCAATACTCCAGCAAAAACAGGATGCTGGTGGCCGTAGACTGTATAATTTTTGGATTTGACGGAACGGAGCTGAAACTGCTCCTCATCAAACGGGGCTTCGAGCCCGAGAAGGGCCGCTGGAGCCTTGCCGGCGGACTCATGAAGCGAGACGAGAACATCGATCTTGCGGCTAGCCGTGTGTTGAAGGAGCTGACCGGCCTGGAGAACGTGTACATGGAACAGTTGTACATTTTCGGGGAAGTGGAGCGCGATCCGGTAGACCGAACGCTGTCTGTCGTATATTCCAGCCTGATCGACATTAACCGGTACACCCAGCAGATCAACCAGGATTACCATGCCGAGTGGTTCCCCCTCAAAAAACTGCCGTCCCTCATTTTCGACCATCGCGACATGGTGGCCCTGGCGCAGCAGAAGCTTCGCTACAAAGCCGCCTTCCATCCCATCGTGTTCGAAATGCTTCCGGAAAAATTCACGCTTCCCCAGCTCCAGCACCTCTATGAAGGTATTTTCGATACGCTGATGGATAAACGTAATTTTTCCCGGAAAGTATTGTCGACAGGGCTGCTCGTCAAGCAGAAAGACAAAGAAAAGGCCACCTCCAAAAGAGGCGCCTTTTACTATAAGCTCGACAAGCGGAAGTACCAGACCAAGTTCAACGCCTTCCTCAATTTCATTCCCAACCCGGATTCCATCCGCTAA
- a CDS encoding nuclear transport factor 2 family protein produces MKRLFIVLCLAGGFVPAQARNPHAQAPRFHEAPAKSTVQAFFAAFGKGDLEALVQTFDPAAEITAVRAGNRAAGQIYGSYKGHAGVREFVAGLGAAFQTQAFTVEQVIGEGETVFASGKFTHLVKATGKTFSSDWALKCTVRNGKIVSYHFYEDSAAYAQASGA; encoded by the coding sequence ATGAAAAGGCTATTTATCGTGCTTTGCCTGGCCGGCGGATTCGTTCCGGCACAGGCCCGGAACCCCCATGCCCAGGCGCCCCGCTTCCATGAAGCGCCCGCCAAATCCACCGTTCAGGCCTTTTTCGCCGCATTCGGCAAAGGCGACCTGGAAGCCCTCGTCCAAACCTTCGACCCCGCCGCGGAAATCACGGCCGTTCGCGCCGGCAACCGTGCCGCCGGACAAATCTACGGTTCCTACAAAGGCCACGCCGGCGTGCGGGAATTCGTGGCCGGCCTCGGCGCCGCCTTCCAGACGCAGGCGTTCACGGTAGAGCAGGTGATCGGCGAAGGGGAAACCGTGTTCGCCAGCGGCAAATTCACGCACCTCGTGAAAGCCACCGGCAAAACGTTTTCCAGCGATTGGGCGCTGAAATGCACCGTTCGCAACGGCAAGATCGTATCGTACCACTTCTATGAAGATTCCGCCGCCTATGCGCAGGCCAGCGGCGCCTGA
- a CDS encoding DNA alkylation repair protein: MTLAETMAAIAAAGTAQTKKTLMNHGGREPISGVKVSDLKVILKQIRKDQALALALYDTGHYDAQYLAGLAANGALMTPAQLRHWAETPNAGAISEYSVPWVTAEHPDAWNIALSWIDDPAPEIAVSGWATLGGLVSLLPDDQIDVPKVLALLKRIEKEIHGAPNRVRYVMNGFVIGAGTYVDAAHAAAVAAARNIGTVTVNMGNTACKVPEAEGYIAASRGRPGGAKKKKTLKC, translated from the coding sequence ATGACACTCGCAGAAACCATGGCGGCCATCGCCGCCGCAGGAACGGCCCAGACGAAGAAAACGCTCATGAACCACGGCGGCCGCGAACCCATTTCCGGTGTGAAAGTCTCCGACCTGAAGGTGATCCTCAAACAGATCCGCAAAGACCAGGCCCTCGCCCTGGCGCTCTACGATACCGGGCATTACGATGCGCAGTACCTGGCCGGCCTCGCCGCCAACGGTGCCCTCATGACGCCCGCGCAACTCCGCCACTGGGCCGAAACGCCCAATGCCGGCGCCATCAGCGAATACTCGGTGCCCTGGGTTACCGCCGAACATCCGGATGCCTGGAACATCGCGCTGTCGTGGATCGACGATCCTGCTCCGGAAATAGCCGTCAGCGGATGGGCGACGCTCGGCGGACTGGTTTCCCTGCTCCCCGACGATCAGATCGACGTACCCAAAGTGCTGGCGCTGCTCAAACGCATAGAAAAAGAAATCCATGGTGCGCCCAACCGCGTGCGCTACGTGATGAACGGGTTCGTCATCGGCGCGGGAACGTACGTAGACGCCGCGCACGCCGCCGCAGTGGCCGCGGCCCGCAACATCGGGACGGTAACGGTGAACATGGGGAACACGGCCTGCAAAGTGCCCGAAGCCGAAGGGTACATCGCCGCGTCGCGCGGGAGGCCGGGCGGGGCGAAGAAAAAGAAAACGCTCAAATGTTAA
- a CDS encoding DUF885 family protein has protein sequence MKHFLSCCLLLLSATTMAQRPDTDLYAQTSEVNNIMVQFEADRGILQRFYAIRNSPERRERLEKLYADYMQRLAALDWDKLPTGSRADYVLFRRNLQQERNLLTVEKTELAQLKPYFPFADSLYAAEARRRRGLTPNARALAAAWNEAGKAVRAQQALLAKDSALSPFLAQRGAGIARGLQQAIKSTYEFYTGFDPQFSWWMPAPYRVLDSLLNQYANTFQQIAKRAPSQKDDGSGIIGNPIGQAGVQVLLQHEMIPYSPDELIAIANREFAWCEKEMLKASRDMGFGDNWKAAMEKVKGTSVEPGSQPEAMLGLYNESVAFLKAHQLISLPPLAEETWRMNMLSPERQLVAPFFLGGEELLIAFPTNTMRHDDKMMSIRGNNPHFSRAVVHHELLAGHGLQQFMNDRYKAYRHFDTPFWTEGWALYWERLLWDRGFPRSAEDRVGMLFWRMHRCARIIFSLSYHTNKWTPQQCIDFLVERVNHERANAEGEVRRSFTGGYGPLYQIAYMIGGLQFEALKKELVDSGKMNIRDFHDAIIRENAMPVEMVRAILLDKLPNKDFKSSWRFYPL, from the coding sequence ATGAAACATTTCCTTTCCTGCTGCCTGCTGCTGCTTTCCGCTACCACGATGGCGCAGCGCCCCGATACCGACCTCTACGCGCAAACCAGCGAAGTCAATAATATTATGGTGCAGTTCGAGGCCGACCGCGGCATCCTGCAACGGTTTTACGCCATCCGCAACTCGCCCGAACGGCGGGAAAGACTGGAAAAACTGTACGCGGATTATATGCAAAGGCTGGCTGCGCTGGATTGGGACAAACTGCCCACGGGCTCCCGTGCCGATTATGTACTGTTCCGCCGTAACCTGCAACAGGAGCGGAACCTGCTGACCGTCGAAAAGACGGAATTAGCGCAGTTGAAGCCCTATTTCCCGTTCGCGGATTCGCTCTATGCCGCCGAAGCCCGCAGGCGCAGGGGCCTCACGCCCAACGCACGCGCCCTCGCCGCCGCATGGAATGAGGCGGGCAAGGCCGTTCGCGCGCAGCAGGCTTTGCTGGCGAAAGACAGCGCGCTGTCTCCCTTCCTGGCCCAGCGCGGCGCCGGCATCGCGCGGGGCTTGCAACAGGCCATCAAAAGCACCTACGAATTTTACACCGGCTTCGACCCGCAGTTTTCCTGGTGGATGCCCGCGCCGTACCGGGTGCTGGACAGTCTGCTGAACCAATACGCCAACACCTTCCAGCAGATCGCCAAACGCGCGCCGTCGCAGAAAGACGATGGGTCGGGCATCATCGGCAACCCCATCGGCCAGGCGGGCGTACAGGTGTTGCTCCAACACGAAATGATCCCTTACTCACCCGACGAGCTGATCGCCATCGCCAACCGTGAATTCGCCTGGTGTGAAAAGGAAATGCTCAAAGCCTCCCGCGACATGGGGTTCGGCGATAACTGGAAAGCCGCCATGGAAAAGGTGAAAGGCACTTCCGTGGAGCCTGGTTCGCAGCCGGAAGCGATGTTGGGACTGTACAATGAGTCCGTCGCGTTTTTGAAAGCACATCAATTGATCTCGTTGCCGCCGCTGGCCGAGGAAACCTGGCGGATGAACATGCTGTCGCCGGAAAGACAACTGGTGGCGCCGTTTTTCCTGGGCGGGGAAGAGCTGCTGATCGCTTTCCCGACCAACACCATGCGCCACGATGATAAGATGATGTCGATCCGTGGCAATAACCCTCATTTCTCCCGCGCCGTGGTGCATCACGAATTGCTGGCCGGGCACGGATTGCAGCAGTTCATGAACGACCGCTACAAAGCCTATCGCCATTTCGATACACCGTTCTGGACGGAAGGCTGGGCATTGTACTGGGAGCGGCTGTTGTGGGACAGGGGCTTCCCCCGTTCTGCGGAAGACCGCGTGGGCATGCTGTTCTGGCGGATGCACCGTTGCGCCCGCATCATCTTTTCCCTCAGCTATCACACGAATAAATGGACGCCGCAGCAATGCATCGATTTCCTCGTGGAGCGCGTCAATCACGAGCGCGCCAACGCGGAAGGCGAGGTTCGGCGCTCATTCACCGGCGGGTACGGCCCGCTGTACCAGATCGCTTACATGATCGGCGGGTTACAGTTCGAAGCATTGAAGAAGGAACTGGTAGACAGCGGGAAAATGAACATCCGCGACTTCCATGACGCCATCATCCGCGAAAACGCGATGCCGGTGGAAATGGTGCGCGCCATTCTTTTGGACAAATTGCCCAATAAGGATTTCAAGTCCAGCTGGCGGTTTTACCCGCTTTAG
- a CDS encoding MerR family transcriptional regulator: MDTTEDLQFDFEFLGRLVVGIGEVSQITGIPARQIRYWEDKGIIISLTEEEGKNRRYDYANIKKMLLIKELLDEGFTLDAAAEKIRKRMDTIEKALKRLSRPGKPPKH; this comes from the coding sequence ATGGACACGACGGAAGATTTGCAGTTCGATTTTGAGTTCCTGGGGCGCCTGGTAGTGGGGATCGGGGAAGTATCCCAGATCACGGGGATCCCGGCCAGGCAGATCCGGTATTGGGAAGACAAGGGTATTATCATCAGCCTGACGGAGGAAGAAGGCAAGAACCGGCGGTACGATTATGCCAATATCAAGAAGATGCTCCTCATCAAGGAGCTGCTCGACGAAGGTTTTACCCTAGATGCGGCGGCGGAGAAGATCCGCAAGCGGATGGACACCATCGAGAAGGCGCTCAAACGCCTCTCCCGCCCCGGCAAGCCGCCTAAGCACTAA